The Panicum virgatum strain AP13 chromosome 6K, P.virgatum_v5, whole genome shotgun sequence nucleotide sequence AGGCATGTAAATAGAATATTATCCTTTTTTGAAATAGCATACCCCTGTCGCAATATATTATTACTCCATCCGTTCTAagttataggtcgtttgacttttttaacgtcaagtttgaccactcatctCATTAAAAAATTTATGTAAAATATCACTTTTTTATTATGGTTttctttatcaatacaagtccttcaagaataacttaaatttgactatatatTTGCACAAATGTTTTGAATGGGACGAGTAGTCAAACTTAGAGTTAAAAAAGTCTAAcgaactataatttgaaacggaaggAGTATTTCCAAATCATGAATGTAGGACATTTGAACCTGAATCTAGCCAATACATTACTTTATTAAATTCGCATGCTACGTGTTGAGCACAGCTTAAATGCTCTTGCTGAGCAAGATGATGGACTCAATGCAGAAAAGGGTCTGCTAGTTGCGATTTTGACATTTTTAATCTTTACATGAATggattattatattttttcttaCAACATGTCAGCTTGCTAGTATTAGTGGTGTTTGTAGAATATGATGTCTCCTTTTCATTTCTAGAAAAAAGGGCATTATGGTGTTTTATGGGTCATTAAACCTATTGTAAAACTTGCTTCCTTCCTTAAATGATGGTCACACTCAAAAGGGGGTTGTCGAACCCGCAGGATGGGCCACTGCTGCGATATGGTTCTCGCATAACTCAAAACCTGTAGCGTTTAGGCTATGCAcactgcaggagtcttgtccggctttgaccatccttCGGATTTTTCGCTGCCTTATCATATcacaacggcttactgactcctGACCCCCACGcatagtggttcacctagtcacgcgtgCGACGCTcagcattgttgcggccggagtaaacgggatatttaccaccggcgcagttcccgaaaagtcTGGTCATGCCAGGgcttaatgcgcgcacgtcagctcagcttctgcctcgcttcgcgcgcgggcgatggttcagatcccgcctttttcacacctttgtttgttacccgctctccctgacaggcgggcctgggcccccttgtcatggactgggcggttaacaccaggtgcgggcgtcgcttgggttccagcgacggttccggggcgcgccggttgagtcaggcttcataaagggaTGAACCGCATACCGcagttactttcccgcattcgccttcttccttccaacctttgcgccccttttcTTTCAAGCCTCCTCGCACCTTGCTCTCCTGCGTAGATTGCTCCTCGCCTCGATAgcgagatggcatcccttgctcGTCCCCGCCGTTTCCAGACTGAGGAAAAgctgaacacggtgcgccgcctgcttgggtggagtacacaggagactgcttgggggattcgagcaggctcggttcccctcggcaaccTGCACGCCAGGGGAATTTATGCTGTTCatctcgcacatttccaccggcttggggctgTCGATCTCCTCATTCTTTCTGCTGCTATTggaagatttcggcctccagcttcaacatctcacgccgcactccatcctcctgacggCCATCTTCGTACacttgtgcgagatgttcgtgggggtgcggccctgcgtcatcctctttccgccacttcttcgtcctggtgaagtccgggaagggcaaagacgaagtgggggcgtactacttaCAGACGAGAAGCGACCTGTGGACGCCGTACGTCCCCGGACTCGTTGgagggaagtgggaggagtggcgcagggagtaggtgatcgccaccaccgaagccaacgagcgcctggtCATGCCGACCGGGGGGCCCGCCTTCGACCGTCtgttctggagggccaagccgtccctgccgccggattttgactccgtgctgggcaagatcagggcgctggcagagggcggcctcacctcgctgcatgtgctcggggacttcctgaagcaCCGGATCGCCCCcttgaagcagcggccgcgtcctgcttggagcttcaccggccccaacgactgcaacaggacccaccgcggagaggggagcgacctgacccaggaagccctggaggtcctggtgcgggcggtgacgggggaaatcttcatcccggagcacctgatccttcctcagggtgtcgtccctctctgcgaggactcacgcctgaggaccgcggtgctggccaccctgccgaccctcgacgacTGTGGGCTGGCCGCACGCCAGACTGGAGGCGACTCAGACCGTGGGGtccggatccctggcgcgtCAGGGGATCAAgccgtgccgagcgccgcggggtccggccccactgccaagggcaagcaaGCCGTGGCTGGTAGTGCCGCcacgagcggtcccagccaggcccggagcagctccggcgcgtcgtcgggggaagcaggccggcgcaggttgcaccggggcgacgggacccgaGTAGTTCCCGGGCCCCCGGACCTCGCGGGACCCCCGgagcagccgcgccgccaccaccaccgccgagaGATGCCTCCCCCCGGCAACAACAGCGGCAGGAGCAGCCACGGGttgcgcctccaccgccgccacgggagccggagcagcagcagctgcgtggtgcgcctccgccgccgcctcgagagcagcaacaacaacaacagcagctACAAgatgcgcctccgccgccgccacaggagcagcagcagcagaagcagtcgcCGAGCCTCCGTGGGCGCTGGAGACCCGGTGCTTCagggtaagtgttcttccgttcactTCCCTTATTCTTGGTGCTCCACTTTTTACTgaaggcttcttctctttgtttgccagggCCTCTCGCCCAAGCAGTTCTTCCACTATCGCTGGCTCGTCAGCAGGGGTCCAGGCGACCagggcctcggcggcgacggcgggagcgACGGTGGATGCGGGGAGCTCGGGTGCAGCAGCTTCCGCTAACCCGATGGCGCCCGACGCTGCGACGGCGGGTGCGCCAGCACCAGGTGAAGCAACGCCCGACGCGGCGACAGCAGGTGCGCCAATGCCAGGCGCAGCAACGCCtgacgcggcgacggcggatgcgccagtgccaggcgtGGCAATGCCTGACGTGGTGGCCCCCGAAGCTCCCGACGTGATGGCCCTCGAAGCTCCAGCTACGGCGGCAGCTGCGCCGACACCAGGCgcagcgacggcgagcacagcgggAGAGGGCGCAGGCCCGGCGAGCACCCCGGCAGCCCCGCGAGCCGTGATGGCAGAGCacacctcaaccacccgcattgaatgagGTGGGTGggtgagtcttccagcggaaggcccggtggtatgttggttcttcgcgcgtgggaggtctggatggacgcgggaggtcccggacccctaaggggggtccgagccctcggttGTTggttcggagcttcccttcctcagggacacgtggcgtcaccggacccgtcccagagcggggagcgggtccggggccgttggcccggtgaggttagagcctgacccgtggggctcggctgctccgccccttatggcatagttacagataactatgcgagtcctgccttgctgctgtAGAAGTGGATATCCCTGCTACATGGTACTGACAGGGGTTTAGACGACAATTTGACTAATTTATACTGAAATAACATAAATTATATCTTATTTAGACTATGaccctgtttagttggtgaaaaaattgtTGGTTTttgtactgtagcacatttcattgttacttgacaaataatgtccaatcacaaactaattaggcttaaaagattcatctcgtgctaatcagttagactgtgtaattagttatttttttcaactacatttaatactccatgcatatgtccgaacattcgatgtgacgggtactgtagaaaattttGTAGAAACTAAACAGAGCATATATCAGCCAGGGGCACATATAGTATGCACGAAACTATTCGAATTTATCTTCAAAGATTGAATGAACTTTAAAAGGTTTTCAAGTGCGTGTAATGATTTTTAATGATCGTATAGATAAGCTGTCAACCAACACCATCGCACCATCAGTCGCAGGGTTGACTTGCTTTAAATACTCGAGCGTGACGAGCATGTAAGAATACGGGACACTGGACCAGCGTGACCAGCAAACTCCATCCTTATCCAAAACAGAAAATCTTCTGGAAGCCTTTTCTGACAGGTAGGGCCCTCTGCCGAACATTCCCCACGACCGACCTCGCGGCTCGCGCCACGTCGGACGAGACCAACCGCCTCCTCAccacggatcagctccttgacCGCTCTGACCGTTTCAACGTTTGGGACAACGCTCCAGGTTCCAATCCGAATCCCGTAATTCCGATGACGTCACCGCAGCCATCGCCTCACGTGCCCCCGCACCGCTCCGCATCCACACTGTCCCTTTACAGCCAGGCCAGGAGGGCAAAACCGGGATTTTAAAAAAGTGCAAAAACAGAGGCCGGAATACGCGCACGTTCCCCACGTTTTCTTCGCGCGGCCGAGCGGGCGCCATTAGCCGGAGCTTAATTAATCCTCGCCCCCTTCTCTGTCCGCACTCGCCGCGGCGCCTGCGACGTCAATCTCGTATTCGTATAAAagcgctccccccccccccccccccccccctcaccaGTTCCCGCTCAGTTCAAAGCAGCAGCGCCTCGCCATCATCAGAGACAAACACACGAGCTCAGAGAAGGAAACACCACACGCATGACCAACGGCATCTTCTCCGCCATGGCAGGGGACCAAGCGTACATGATCCGATTCGACGGCCACTTCGACGACacctcgccgagctccgccggcgccgagccgccggaggtgcaggtgcaggtgcagcagccgccgccgttcgCGGGGCGGGTGATCTCCCCCGAGCAGGAGCACCAGGTCATTGTCGCCGCCCTGCTGCACGTCGTCTCCGGGTACACAACCGCGCCGCCGGAGATcttcccgcccgccgccgcggcgtgccgGGTGTGCGGGATGGAGCGGTGCCTCGGCTGCGAGGGCGCCGCGGCGATCGCATTGGACGGCGCGGAGAGCAatgcggccgcggcgccgggcgcggcagggcagaggaggcggaggaagaagaagaacaagtacCGCGGCGTGCGCCAGCGGCCGTGGGGGAAGTGGGCGGCGGAGATCCGCGACCCGCGCCGCGCGGTGCGCAAGTGGCTCGGGACGTTCGACACCGCCGAGGAGGCCGCCAAGGCGTacgaccgcgccgccgtcgagttcCGCGGCCCGCGCGCCAAGCTCAACTTCCCGTTCCCCGAGCAGGCCGCGGGGCGCGACGAGGCCACCAGCAACGGCGACGCGAGCGCGGCCGCCAGGTCCTCGGACAACACGCTGTCGCCGTCGCTCTGCAGCGGGGACGCCGAGGAGCGGGGGCAGCCGGCGGAGTGGCCGCGGGGCGGGGGGCAGGAAACAGGGGAGCAGCTCTGGGAAGGCCTCCAGGACCTGATGAGGCTGGACGAAGCCGAGCTCTGGTTCCCGCCAACTTCCAACGCTTGGAATTGAAACGTACGCGCGATTAGATCCTAGCCGTTCAAGCGGTTCCAAAATGAACATCCTAGCCtttcgatgtgacttttttttttccagctcTGTTGTGCTTATTTGATCATAGCAgagttttgtaaattacctgTAGAGTCCAACCAACTGTATTAATCAGGCAATTTTGGGAGTGTGCCTTTCTACTGCAAAGCATGGAACACGAGCTGGCTACTGACTTGTCAACTAATTTGTAGTAATTTGTATACACGGGGATTTGGATGCAACATTTTTGGATTCTGCTGTTTCGCACTTAGGAGTACTGGTGTGCGGCAGTACGGAGAGCGCCCTGCCTAATTTGTGGTTAAGCCCAATTATCAATGTGATACACGTGCTAATCTCAATCAGTGGTTGGCAAATTAAGTATTGTTGTGTTTGCATCATGCAGTTCACTGGTAGATCGAATAGCTACGCAAAGGATAGTTTATTTTATTCCTGCAGCGGAATGCGTGATACAAATACAAAGTTAACCAGAGTTTATCAATGCCTCCTGGAGTTTATTTTCGGTTAATTGAAACTGACTCccattatttttttagaaacttAGTTTAGACGTTGACATTGTTCTCACACGTGCATGATGCACTGATGCACACCACCCCATCCCACTTCAAATCCATCTGGAGCACGTGTGTGGATGGTCCTATCATCAGTTCATCACCCGCTGGCCTCTTCCGGATGATCCAAGTTGCTCGCGATCCAGATCCAGATGGTGGCCTGGCTCCTGAAGTCCTGATGATCTCTCCACTTGGctcgttcctctttgtgccggGCCGGGGCCGCGCACGCCCCGCACGAGTCCACTGTCTTGCAAACGTGGGAGATGGTCCTCTTTGTGCCGGGCCGGGACCAATGCTTCGTCTTTCTGGCAGCGACGTCAACCTGGGAGGCTGGGACCGGGCCTGGGAGCGTCGCGGCATGGGCATCAGCTCCACTGACCGGCGAACGGTACACCTCGGAGGGCCGAGAGGACGAAAGCGTTGGTCCCCGCCCGTCAGCCCGGGGCgaggagcgggggggggggggggggggggggggggggggggtgcgtgTGCCGTCACCCGGGACGGTGACCGCGGAGCCGCTCCGCCACTCCACTCGTCAGACAGGCTGGGGAAGCGAGCGGTCaaagcgacggcgacggcgacggcgacggcgagtgaGCGCGCACGGGTGGGTTGGGCTCCGGCCGCCTGCTGTGGTGGGCTGGCAGATAGTAGGAGGTGCGTCAGGGCCGCCATCAGCCGCGGTTCCAGCTGGAGAATCGCTGGCCCGCGAAAGCAGGGGAAACCGCGCTGAGGGTTCGATTCTTCCTGCGCATGGGCttttcctttgttttttttgcCCCTTTTCTGGAGGCCCGCGTGGACTCATTTAAGGGCTGCTGCGAGGTCTGACTTTATTTTTGAGTTTTGACTCCTCCGTCGATCCGTCCGTCGGTTAAGCCTTTGACCTACTCCGTCCGTACGACACAATCTGATTTGTTTTCATGCTCATGCCTGCCGTCCGGTCAACTTTATGACCGCAGTGTCGCAGTATGACCTTTTCTATTTCCGACActggccccgtttagttcccaaaaatttttgtacagtacccgtcacatcgaatgtttgtacacatgcatagagtattaaatgtaattgaaaaaataactaattacataatctaactgattagtatgagatgaatcttttaagcctaattagttcataattgaatattaattaccaaataacaacgaaagtgctacagtgtcaaaACCCAAAAAAAATCACGAACTAAACGGGCCCTCAAATGTACATTATCCAGAAAAATACAAGTACTACTCTCTCCTTCCACGTTTATTATAAGGCATAGtagaacatgacacggtcttctaaataatattttgaccatttatttatcatctattatatcacttatgattataagtaaatttatattttaaaaataaaaaattaatagtcaaattattggtcaaaaataGAAAGATTTGAATCTTAATATATGTGTGCGTCTTATAAAAGAGAAAGGATGGAGTACATCTCAAGGAGAATTATTTCATTGAAGCTTCATTCAGTCTTTGGGCCAACCGTCCGTTGTTCTCATGGAAGCTTCAATTCAGAAAATACAAGAAAAACCATTAAATTGATGGACAAAAATTTCAACTAGTTCCCTCAGCGAATGTATAATTTTTCATATTTAGATTTAATAAAGTTCTTTAGATTAAAGTTTTAGCAAATCTAAGCTGGGACAATTTTCTGGATGGCTGGATGCCACCTATCATTTGTGTAATATAAGAAATGTTTTGCTactaatctaaaaaaaatgctTTGCTACTACACACTTTAGGACAATTGTCTTTGAGCCCAGCCCAGCAAGAGCATCGTACTTTGGGCTGGCTTAATCATAACCAACATTAGCCCAAGAAGTTAGAAAAACAACCTTAGCCGCCCTCGTGGGACGGGCTATGCTAATTCACGAGCGCCCGCCACGAACGGAGGTAGCAATCGATTTACGACACGTATAAACTTTCCCTTTTCAGCCACACGTGCACACGGATCATTCTCTTTTCGGCTTTCCATGCACACCAGGCGTTGGTTGTTCGGTGCCCGCGGAACCAGTTTGCATTTTCTTTCCGCACCCCCTCCTGGCCTCCTAGGCACAGCCGCCAATTTCTTTTCGGGGCACCACTGTTGCATTCTATTTTGGCGCGCAAAAACATTCAGGACTAATGGAAATATAGAGAATAAAAGTTGGGTGGGAGGTTCGATGGTAAAATTCAGTGGGTTGGCGTGTTGCATGTTTTTTATGCAAACTTATATAGGGTTGTCATCTATAACAAAAATTCAACAGTAATATATTGCTTAACTTATCTGCACATAAGTTATGTGCATAACTTATTGGCAAATAAGTTATGTACATAACTTATGCACTGAAAAGATATATAAATAATCTTTAGTGCCAACCTATTGCACGATAAAATTATGATAAAAAGGCTATAACAAATGTTTATTTTGTAATGTTATATCACTTAATTCTATAATCAAACAATTATGTTTATAACTTAtgcaaaaaaatatcaaaaatcCTTTCTACATAAGTCATTGGCATGATGCAAACTTATCCACATAATTTGTTCACAAAAATATATACAATAATCTCTCACCTTAACTATTGGAACGAGTCAAATTTATATACATAATTTATGGAAAAAGGTTATTATACTATAACACAACTTATATACACAACATCTAGAGACTATATACAACTTGTATAAAAGAACATGTAACTCGTATGTGCTCATAACTACTGCTATAAAGAACAAatacttcacaacaaaagaagtgaaaAACAAGAGTAACATATGAGAATTGGCTCAATACCAAGAAAAAGTAAACACAAAAGCAAGAACATCGTTCACTGCTGCGCTAAAGAATTCAAGCTGTCGCATGCTGGGATCCACCATAGCCAGGCACTCCGTTGCCCGTTGGCAGTTGGCACTCCCGGGGAGCACGTACGAATGCAACATTTGGGAGACGTGAAAGGTTGGATCGGTGGGGAGGCGCAACCAAAAAGGGAGGGAAAGAAGGCACGGAGCGCCCAGCTGAAAGGGGAAGAAGCGCGAGGGTCGGATTGCTCGCTCATTTTGGAACAAGCGAGCGAGTGTGAAATTGGATTTGCGTCCTGGGACGGATGAGAGAGAGATAGGCTATGGTGATATCCAATTAAGTCCGACGCCAGATGTGAAATGCACTTGTTTTTTTGTGTTAGTCTACTTGGCTGCTGGCTGTACTGAAACCGGACACACTTGTAGGTCATCAAACCGTATATAAAAATGGTTATCCGACCAAAACTTTAAGTACTACTATGCATTGTGCCCTGTGTAATGTCACTAACTTTTCTCATCTTTCTTAATTCTTAATCCAACGATGGATAAACAAAGCACCTCTaagttttcttttaaaaaaaacacctctaaagtgctacagtgtagCGGCGTGTCGTCGGAGGGAGCCAAGCGGATCGAGGTGGCAACAAGAGCTATTGCAAACGGGGCAAATATTTGGCTGCATGAAATGCAAAAAAGACTTAATTtcaaaaaatgcaaaaaaagcCCTCCTACACTCACCTCTAAAATGCTAGTACAAAAAAGTCCTGCTGTCAAGTcgcaaaaatgcaaaaaaatgcTACACTTGCTGCTCTCAAGTCGCAACCATCTTTGGCTGCATGAAATGCAAAAGTGgcttaaattcaaaaaaaaaggttggAACGTTTCTTCTACACAATAAAAAACAGTCCtgctcttctctctctcccaaaAGCCACGGCCAGCTCAAGAGCGCGTCATAGATTCTTGCACCGGGCAGCACGTCCAGCCGCGGTGCGGCACCACCGACCACGGCCGCGCCGACCATACGCCAGGGCGGAGGGCCGCCGTGCGTAGGTTCGCGGTTACGCATTCAAAGGCACAGTGTGGCAGTGCCGCTGCAAGCCCCACCAGACTCCCACCCAGTATTCAAAGGGCTCGAAACCTGGGCTCCAGCTAGCATCGCACGCACAGGCACGCCCCCAGCCTGCGACGACGCGCAGAAATAAATCCGGCCCCGCGGCTGCGCTGCGAGCCTGCCCGCCCGCCTGGCGCTGCCTGCCACGGAGACGGAGCAGCGCGCtctgctcctccgacgccgAGAAAATGAGCGAGATCCCGTGCACGCATCCAGCCGCCGTGTACGGCAGGTGCCGGCCCGGCACGCATGACAAACATGCACGGACGCCGGCCGGTTGAGCCAATGAGCCCTCCCCCCAGGCCCCCACTCCCCTTCTGCTGCTGCCGACACTATGATCTTGTTTGTTTGGCTCACGCTAAGGTTCCTAATGCATACAATCCGGAAAAAAATCTCACATGTATAGAatgctaaatgaagtctatttgtaaatttttttagagatgagtatattttttcgcgatgaatctaatgacaataattaatcgatgattggctacagtggtgCTATAGTAACTATTCTTTAATCACGCGGTCGAAaaccttattagattcttcagggttcctagcacaGGGGTtatggagttggttttgtaaattgactttatttaatactgtaATTAGCTGTCAAAGCTCTTAGTACATGAAACCAAACAGGGTCCATGCTCGCTAGCAGATCAGCAGTACTAGTAGGTGTGCGATATCAAGCGAGCCCCGGAGACCTGATCGTCGTCCGTCGTCGATCACAAGGCAAGCATGTGGCCAAACAGCACATGACGACCCTATAAACCCTTAATATGAGAACTGTGTTTTGTTTCTCCTTACTCGattgattattttttaaaaaagaaaaatgatctTAAAGTTGCACAGTGTTGAGAGTGAAATCAAAATACTCTCTTTCCAATTGGAGCATACACCAAACTCATAATACAGTGTCCCTATGTTTCTTCTTTGACTGTGGTAATGTGGCGGCGCTCGGGAGAAGGTGCACTGTGCGCGTTTGAGATAATGAGTTTTTTGTCTGCAGCACATCGTGAAATTGTGATTTTGTATACCGCACATCGTCAAATTTGATTTAGTATCCAGCACATCGTGAAATAATTTTTTCGTCTTCTGCACACCACAACCAATAAACTAAACatttttagctcaaaagaag carries:
- the LOC120713486 gene encoding elastin-like; the encoded protein is MRVVEVCSAITARGAAGVLAGPAPSPAVLAVAAPGVGAAAAVAGASRAITSGASGATTSGIATPGTGASAVAASGVAAPGIGAPAVAASGVASPGAGAPAVAASGAIGLAEAAAPELPASTVAPAVAAEALVAWTPADEPAIVEELLGREALANKEKKPSVKSGAPRIREVNGRTLTLKHRVSSAHGGSATASAAAAPVAAAEAHLGGMGDRFPSSISEKGAYREGRDGHGRGGQAAAVGKGGQG
- the LOC120712628 gene encoding ethylene-responsive transcription factor ERF109-like, encoding MTNGIFSAMAGDQAYMIRFDGHFDDTSPSSAGAEPPEVQVQVQQPPPFAGRVISPEQEHQVIVAALLHVVSGYTTAPPEIFPPAAAACRVCGMERCLGCEGAAAIALDGAESNAAAAPGAAGQRRRRKKKNKYRGVRQRPWGKWAAEIRDPRRAVRKWLGTFDTAEEAAKAYDRAAVEFRGPRAKLNFPFPEQAAGRDEATSNGDASAAARSSDNTLSPSLCSGDAEERGQPAEWPRGGGQETGEQLWEGLQDLMRLDEAELWFPPTSNAWN